TGTAACCTAGAGCAATTGAAATATTCTACTTTAGTTCATTTGCTATCGTGTCATGTTTAGGGTAAAGCAAAATGTAAATAATACAAAAACACTAACAAACCTTTCCAATTGCCCCCTCGCCTAAAAATGCTGACCGTTCAAAGCACTTTGTTGCTTCCTTGAGTTCTTCTAAAGAAAATATGCGATGTGATGGCTGCATTTGTGTTCCTAACTTGACAGCTTGAGATATGCACCCTGCAATTAAGGGGAAAATTGTTTGAATTGACAAGAAAAACAGGTGTAAAGCATctgatataaatatttataattaagaCATGTTAGGATTCATGCATAATAAGCAAACAGGTCCCTACTGGTCACAGGAGCCTTAGTAGCACCTCAAGTCCAGTGTGACTTCCCATGGGAGCGAATTCAAACAGGTCTAggttaaaaaaaaaaacacccaTCGTTGGCTGTCTTTCCCCCACAAGCCAAGGTTTGTTTTTTTGGATTCATGCATACAAAAAAATGGCAGGTCGTCAATTTTTAAGATTACCATTACTGTCACCCAAAGCACATTCACATACACATCATGACAAAGCATTTCTATGGTATGGCAAGACTGAGGATGCACTGTAACAATGTGGACCACCAAAGCTAGGCTGCATTTGCTGATTCAGACATAAGTTAACTTGGGAGAGATGGATTATCTAATTCgacatattttttttaaaaaaaacagatACATGTTCACTGTCACAAAATTTAATTACTCATGAAAGGAGAATCCAAAGAAGTTAAAGAAGCTGCCACACATATTTAACGCAATAAATGATTGAGAACTCTTACTTGCATTCACCAGCGGTTCAAAGGACATTCCTGAAATCGAATTATCTTGTGTATGCTTTTGCTGGAACTGTTGTTCTGCCAGAACTTTATGACAGCTTCTTTTGTTGGAAGCCATTAATAACAGAGAAAGCACAAGCATAATAAACAATATGCCAACAACAGTGACTACAAGTCCAACATCCTTGTTTGATCCTCTCCCCTTATGAGATTGTTGGCAATATTTAGCTTCATGCTGGTGGGCAGGGTCAACACTAAAGCAATTCCCATCAAACTTAACGACCTTGTTATTCAAATTACCATTCAGACAGCTGGGCAGATCACCTGTGAGTCGGTTAGTGGACAAATCCACAAAGCCCAGGGTGCTGCTGCATGTTAAACTACTTAAGAGTGAACCACTAAGCATATTTGCCGCCAAATTCAGATAACTGATGTTAGGGAGAGCAAACAGCTCTGCAGGAGGACTCCCCACAAGGAAGTTGAATGAGACATCAAGGTGCTGAAGCCGGTTCAACTGACCAAACTGCTCAGGAATTTCACCCTTTAGTGAATTTTTGCTAAGTAAGATTGTTACCACTGATGTAGGCATCTCAGGAAGCTCTCCGTCCAACTCGTTGTCCCTTAAATCCAGCATCTCAAGCTTATTTAGGCTGCCTAAATTTGGAACATCCCCCGAGATGCTATTGCCAGCAAGCGCGAGCTCTGTAAGCATGGCAGCTTTGCCAATTGATGCCGGTATGGACCCCTTCAGCTGGTTACTCTGCAACCGAAGAACAGTGAGGTTCGAGAATAAGTCAAGCCAGTCTGGCACACTTTCATTGAAGTAGTTACCATCCAGTGTCATAGTATGGAGCTTCGACATGACTGACAGCTTGGGTGGGATCGATCCATAGAGAAAATTGGAGCTCAAATCAAGCACTTCAAGTGAAGATAAACGGTGAATCTTATCCGGGAGGGGACCCCATAGACCCAAAGACACCAGGATGACAACTCTTAGGGTAGTTAGCCTTGTCAGTGTAGTAACAAACGAATCAAGAACAAAGGCTTCTGAGAGGGTGACATTGGGAACAGAAAAGCCACTGAACTTTGGTGGCTTGGTGATCCTGTCACCAATGATCTTAAGCTCTCTGATGGCATTTCCCTCACAGGTGACCGCAAGCACTGCAGTGGGTTTAGTGTAGCAGGGATCACTGCTTGGGCTGCCCCAAGCATCCAGCTGCCTGGGGTACTCCAGCTGCTTCCTGAGCTGCTGCAGCAGTTCGCTCTGTGAAGATTGCTCGCCTATTGAGAATAAAATCAAACAGGTAGTGACCATGACAATAATACTAAGGTGCCAAGCCATTGGAGCTCAGTTAGCACTATCCTTTCTCAATTGGCTTAGTGTCTTGCTAAACTTTATCACTTCCAAGCCACCAGAATGGGCAGAATTTCAACGAGGACTCGCAAAACAAAGAAATCAGGAAGGCCGAAGTGGAGCACTGTAGTTGAACAATGCTTCCTCGGAGAGAAACCTTGCCTTGCTTGCTCCCAAATATCAGTTTCCTGCTGAAGATTACAATTTTCAGCCCAATTTGGATGTAGCAAAACGTATagtaaggcctggtttagatcacctctaaattctaagttttttcactctctctccatcacatcaatttttagccgcttgcatgaagcattaaatgtagtaaaaaaataactaattgcacagtttagttggaaatcacgagatgaatcttttgagcttagttgatccacgattggacaatatttaccaaataagacgaaagtgctactattcatcatgttaaaattttttgcaatctaaacatgcccTAACAATAGAAGTACAAGGCAAACATGTCAGTAAACTGACTCATGTCCTTGTCTTATCATTAGAAAAAACACATTGGATGCTGGACGGAAGAACCAGTGCTTCAGATCGAACTTAGGATGAAACAAGGCAACAGTAATCGGATTCCTTTTGtttaaataaaaaatcattttggttgtCGACATGTAGCCTAATCTGTGGGAACCCGACAAAGAAAATGACAGACTAGTTTGGCTGCCTGGCTGGTCAGATTGTACTGGGAACCTTGGTGGCACAAATACAAATTTGAAGTTCGGAACCTGCGGTTTGCAAGAACCCATGAGAGGGACTTGTTaaaaaattggcaacaaataagaAACAAATCTGCGCTTGCAAGCAAGAATTGCAGCGAAAACCTACCATGAAACGCAGCAGGCTTCAAAACGAATCCCGCTAAGGTGAAAGAAGAAATGCGGCTGAAGGGAAAAATGAGAGTTTAGCAAACTAGGAGTGCCCGAACCGGAAGCAACTCAGATTTGCAGCGAGGAAACAACTCAGACTCTCAGAGCATACGAACTTAAAAAGAAGTCGGAGAAAAAGAGGGGAAattagaaagaaagaaagaaaaaaagagtgtgTGTCTGCAAACAGAATCACACCGTAGTACATACAGAGCAGAGAAGGCACGCAGTCATGTGGAACCAAATTAGCGCAGAGGAGAAACGACATTCATAATTAAAGTGCAGCAAGAAATTGTGCGCTTCTGACCTGAAATGCAGGGAACGCAGGAGCAAGAACAACTACAAAGCTGAATCGCAAGAAGCTGCTCAGCTCAGTTCATAGCCTGAACGCCGCGAGTTCATAGCCTGAATCGCAAGAACCCCTCCCCCAATCCCCATTCTTCCTCAACACCTAGCAAGCAGCCGGGGCAGGCAAGAATGGACACAGCagcgggaggaggggaggagcgaGAGCGCCCCAGTGCACACGGGATTGATCTCTCACCTACGCAGCCACACTCCCCCCGTCCAACACAGGCAAAGGCAACAAGCAGCGGCGGTCCTGCTCCTGCTGTCCTGCAGGAGGACATTAATGGGCCCTGGACAGTGACCGGTGGGCGACACCAGCGCTGGCCGCCTCGGCTCGGAGCGAGTTAATCACGGCCACGGGCATCCGTCCTCCATTGTTACTCCTGCCGGTGAAGTAccagtaaaaaaaaaaaagcagccGGTATCGGTGACGGTGAAGGGCAGTGGTTAGCTGCCGGGCCCAGAAGCAGAGACACTGACCACTGCCCAGCAGGAAGAGGCCAAAGCGCCACAAAGCGAGCGGCGGAGTTGGTGGTGGAAATGTTTTTATACCAAGTTTAACATGTCACTTGTTTACCACAAAAGCATGGCTAACAGTAAGCCTAGGGCcagtttgatgtcaaaatttttggcaaaatgctactgtagcgttttcgttgttatttgacaattagtgtttgatcatagtctaattaggcttaaaagattcatctcgtggattttgtctaaactgcgtaattagttttattttttatttatatttaatgcttcatgcatgcgttcaaagattcgatgtgacgaagaatcttaaaaaatttggcgttttggggtgcaactaaacagggccctAGTTCCCACACCAAAACTTTACGATCTATCTTATCGAATATTTgaacacatgtatagagtattaaatatagattaaaaataactaattacacagattgcgactattttatgagacgaatcttttaagcctaattagtccatgatttgacaataaagtacTACAGTACACATATGCTAATgccgaattaattaggcttaataaatttgtctcatagtttactgacgaattctgtaatttgtttttttattagcatCCGAACACCCCTACGTAACACTCTCGATGTGACACTCAAAAACTTTACTTCCTGCATCTAAACAAGACCTATGTGCTTATGCCATGTCACTTGTTTACCATGCTTTGTATGTTTTTTTTGGAAGGAACACCATACTTTGTATGTTCACGCCATCTGGTGTGATCCATACTAAACAACATCTTTGTAGCCATTTCATATCTTCATCAAGCACATATATGCTTATCATAGGCCAAGCTAACTTTACCATTACCATACCGGTGTTCGATTTAGGCATTGGTGGACTCAATTTGGATTGGATCGAGCATCGTTGAGAGTGCACAAGTTTGATTTGGCAGGAAGCTTTCGTGTGCCGAGTGAGGAGATTGATTTTTTTTATCGGGTATAACTTGGACACACACAACCCACATACTCCATACTCACACCATACGTATACACACGCGTGTGCGTCCGTACACATGCAAAGAAAAGATAAGAAGACTCTCTAGCCTCCGGTGCACGGGAAATGCGCAAAGATGGaatttttaagcataccaaaaTTACTTATTATGACCAACTAATTTTTGTCATGGATAGAGCATatcataacaaggctacacagaAAATTTCACATATTTATCACACTCCaataattagttatgaattttcaaagttcagcagATGTTTATATTTTCTGAAAAATCAAAAACCAGTTGAAAACTTTTCTCACTCATTCCCCTTGACCCACTCTCACTGACACGCGGGACACACGGTAAAACCTACCCTGCCTGGCCTTGACTGCGACCGCGCCGGCGAGTACGTGGCggagctcaccgtcggtgaggtctccggcgacGACGACTACACTGGTGTGCTCCCCATCCACCCGCGCACACATCCCTCCTATCAGTTGAACACTAAacggcggcgcgcgcggcggGGTTGCGGCTCCGACGATTGGCTGGCCTAGCTAGGTCTCGAGGTGGCCTTAGGATCATGGatttaaatagcgggctatagcaacgctatagcgccgctatagcctCTGGAGAGAGCTCCCGCTACACTATTTCTATTTTTCCGCTATGTCATTTATAACCACTATATTATGCTTTAAAGTCACTAAATTGATTAGCTGTGACTTTAAAATAGCGCTGCTATTTCAACTTTAGCTTTTAGAGTGACAATCTACTTATTATATATTTATCTTTTGCTGTTAAGTTGATTTTTTAGAAAATTGAACACTTGAGTCTCACAAATTGTGCTATAATGCCATATTAAATAATATTCTCTAGACTCCTAAAGCCTTGAAAACATATTTGTGTTCAGTAATTTTCATGATTCTTATATTTTTTATGAAATAATTACTTGATTTTTTATGGTTTTCTTAAAAACCGCTATATGTCGTAGCTCCGCTATAGCTGCGCTATAGCTTTATAGCttctggaaaaaaaaaagataccGCTATTTACAATAGCCCGCTATTTTAAACCTTGCTCAGGATGCTCACCTTGAACATCCTCGATGACTCAGGTGAAGCGGAGGTGGAGTGGAGATCGCTGTCGGTGGGAAGGGCGAATGCGGCGGCGCGAACCGGCGTCGCGGCGGCATTCCGACTCAGCGGGAGCTCGTCTGCGAAAACAGGTGAGCCGGTGAGCATCACGGAGTCACAAGGAGAACAAAACGACAATAGTCGGGACATAAGCTTCTCTAGAGTGAGCTGGCCACGGAGAGGGTGCACGCGGCGGCGCTGCAGAcggcgaggaagaagaaggtggccTCCGGCGAGTTCTAGCGGAGATGGATGGCGCGGATGGGCTTATCGGGTGCGCAGCGATGATGCGAGCTTTGCTGTGGAAGGAATTGGAGTGAGAGCGAGCAATGGTGATGAATTTCACCGGTGAGGGGAGCGGCCTGGCGGCGGAATGGGAAAGGAAGGAAGGAGAAAACAGACGGTGGATCGCATTATATGGATGCGGACGAAGCTTCTGGGTGTGCCAGCCGCAGCTTGAGGTCGTCCACAGAAGCAGCTACGTGTTGCGCACACAAGAGCAGTGAGCGAAGGCAGCGGTCGTTGGTGAGCAGGCTGACTGCTTGCTGCCGGCGATGGCACTGCAGCCACCTGACAGTGCCACTTCCTCCAATTTTCTCTTGAATCCAAACAGCAACTCGGTGAACTCCAAAAACTAAAGTTGTTCAACTTGGTGAGGGCTCCAACATTGCTTACTGGCTCGTGTCCTGATTCTCACCGAATTAAGAGATCTAGAGCAAGGAACTAGGGTACATCAAAATTGAAAAACTGGGTTCAGTTCGGGTTTCAAAATTTATTTTGGTTAGCAAATTTTGGGAATTAAATTAAGAGCAACCAATAATCAAACATCACAGCTAATAGCACAATATCAAAGCTCAAGTATAGGATGAAACAATGAAACAAAAGTTGTACCAATTTTATTCATGAAAATTGATTTAATAAATACCCAAAAATTGAACTTAAAAATTGATTTTCAAGGACTAAGGCAAAAATGGCTGTTAGAAAATCCACCTTAAATCCAATCTTTGGGctccaaattaaacatgttttgatTTCAAAACTCAAACCAACTTTTGTTTTATATTAAAGAGCACACTTCaaactacaaagtttattttagcaaaattttatttatttaagCAAATTCACATATATAAAATCACAAATAACCTTAATTGATATTGTTGTTAACATtttatgcaacatatgaaacatcatgTATGAAACATATGATTGCTGTATTTGAAACATGGAGTGCATTTATGACAAGATACTTGGtgattatgcttgatgatgctctTGATCAAAATTTTATTTGGattttaacatctaggatgttacaatcatccccccttaaagaaatctcttCCTGAGATTATGAAGTGACAAAAGACTTGgattaagtaatggaaaaggaaatgtgtcaagcacatTAATTTGTAAGAAGTTCATAAAATAACAATGGTTGGTTCAGAATTTACAACCGAGATCGAAGGAAGGTTGTAATTTAACAAGGGATTAGTAACATTTAGGAGAAACATGGATGTGAATTCCAGAAGAGGTTCAAAAGAGGGAGAAAACACATTAATTGTGGGCTATAATGGATCATGATCATAGACCCCGATAACAGTGAGTGCCCTGTATTTCCTTATGGTAGCTATCCACAGGAGATTCCAGGTTTCAATGTTGTACTGTTGTCACTGATCAGGATACGACCATAGGGCACAATTGTAGTAACTCTAAACCAACACATGTCAGCCATCAAAGTCAAGGGAATAGCATGTGTCTGGGTAGAACAAACCAAGATACGTCACATGTATAGGTTGAGAAGCCAAGGATTAGTTCCAGGTTTTCTTACTGAGTTGGCATAGTAAATAAGGTGCATCCAAAagttttcaaggattagaaacttATGGAGCAAAGATCATTAAGAGATGGTAATTGGCAAAAATCTGGTACATGACGAGATTCATTGGAATAGAACAGCTATAAGGCAGAATAGCTGCCCCGGAAGAAAAGGGGAATCTAAATCATTTTATCCTTATATGGaggatatgatgcatgctcgtcctatacATCTTCGCAACGTTAGTTAGGACATCACTTACTTATATAGGGCAATATTTTATACACTATCTTCACTGAACCAGTCGAGATATTGAATGGCGCTAGCAGAGCATTTATCGGAGAAGTTAGTCTCtttacttgact
This sequence is a window from Miscanthus floridulus cultivar M001 chromosome 10, ASM1932011v1, whole genome shotgun sequence. Protein-coding genes within it:
- the LOC136484743 gene encoding probable inactive leucine-rich repeat receptor-like protein kinase At3g03770 isoform X2, which encodes MAWHLSIIVMVTTCLILFSIGEQSSQSELLQQLRKQLEYPRQLDAWGSPSSDPCYTKPTAVLAVTCEGNAIRELKIIGDRITKPPKFSGFSVPNVTLSEAFVLDSFVTTLTRLTTLRVVILVSLGLWGPLPDKIHRLSSLEVLDLSSNFLYGSIPPKLSVMSKLHTMTLDGNYFNESVPDWLDLFSNLTVLRLQSNQLKGSIPASIGKAAMLTELALAGNSISGDVPNLGSLNKLEMLDLRDNELDGELPEMPTSVVTILLSKNSLKGEIPEQFGQLNRLQHLDVSFNFLVGSPPAELFALPNISYLNLAANMLSGSLLSSLTCSSTLGFVDLSTNRLTGDLPSCLNGNLNNKVVKFDGNCFSVDPAHQHEAKYCQQSHKGRGSNKDVGLVVTVVGILFIMLVLSLLLMASNKRSCHKVLAEQQFQQKHTQDNSISGMSFEPLVNARCISQAVKLGTQMQPSHRIFSLEELKEATKCFERSAFLGEGAIGKLYKGKLENGTLIAIRCLALHQRYSIRNLKLRLDLLAKLRHPNLVCLLGHCIDSAVDESTVKRVFLVYEYVPGGTLSSYLSGIIPGSLSNRLKSSSILVDEHHMAKLSDYGLSIITEEIYKHEVIGQKKKYLQNDPAEMENLEDDVCSFGFILLEVLMGPKLHEKGGPFILKDLVVSMSTLEERDQVVDPVIIGTSSQDSLSIVVSIMIKCLSIECSARPSIEEVLWNLQYAAQVQTMADSDQRSEVSSQAS
- the LOC136484743 gene encoding probable inactive leucine-rich repeat receptor-like protein kinase At3g03770 isoform X3, whose amino-acid sequence is MAWHLSIIVMVTTCLILFSIGEQSSQSELLQQLRKQLEYPRQLDAWGSPSSDPCYTKPTAVLAVTCEGNAIRELKIIGDRITKPPKFSGFSVPNVTLSEAFVLDSFVTTLTRLTTLRVVILVSLGLWGPLPDKIHRLSSLEVLDLSSNFLYGSIPPKLSVMSKLHTMTLDGNYFNESVPDWLDLFSNLTVLRLQSNQLKGSIPASIGKAAMLTELALAGNSISGDVPNLGSLNKLEMLDLRDNELDGELPEMPTSVVTILLSKNSLKGEIPEQFGQLNRLQHLDVSFNFLVGSPPAELFALPNISYLNLAANMLSGSLLSSLTCSSTLGFVDLSTNRLTGDLPSCLNGNLNNKVVKFDGNCFSVDPAHQHEAKYCQQSHKGRGSNKDVGLVVTVVGILFIMLVLSLLLMASNKRSCHKVLAEQQFQQKHTQDNSISGMSFEPLVNARCISQAVKLGTQMQPSHRIFSLEELKEATKCFERSAFLGEGAIGKLYKGKLENGTLIAIRCLALHQRYSIRNLKLRLDLLAKLRHPNLVCLLGHCIDSAVDESTVKRVFLVYEYVPGGTLSSYLSASSPEKTLKWCDRLQVLIAIAKAVHFLHTGIIPGSLSNRLKSSSILVDEHHMAKLSDYGLSIITEEIYKHEVIGQKKKYLQNDPAEMLCQCQLWKSAIKLWILSLLALLHRIPYPLWFQL
- the LOC136484743 gene encoding probable inactive leucine-rich repeat receptor-like protein kinase At3g03770 isoform X1, yielding MAWHLSIIVMVTTCLILFSIGEQSSQSELLQQLRKQLEYPRQLDAWGSPSSDPCYTKPTAVLAVTCEGNAIRELKIIGDRITKPPKFSGFSVPNVTLSEAFVLDSFVTTLTRLTTLRVVILVSLGLWGPLPDKIHRLSSLEVLDLSSNFLYGSIPPKLSVMSKLHTMTLDGNYFNESVPDWLDLFSNLTVLRLQSNQLKGSIPASIGKAAMLTELALAGNSISGDVPNLGSLNKLEMLDLRDNELDGELPEMPTSVVTILLSKNSLKGEIPEQFGQLNRLQHLDVSFNFLVGSPPAELFALPNISYLNLAANMLSGSLLSSLTCSSTLGFVDLSTNRLTGDLPSCLNGNLNNKVVKFDGNCFSVDPAHQHEAKYCQQSHKGRGSNKDVGLVVTVVGILFIMLVLSLLLMASNKRSCHKVLAEQQFQQKHTQDNSISGMSFEPLVNARCISQAVKLGTQMQPSHRIFSLEELKEATKCFERSAFLGEGAIGKLYKGKLENGTLIAIRCLALHQRYSIRNLKLRLDLLAKLRHPNLVCLLGHCIDSAVDESTVKRVFLVYEYVPGGTLSSYLSASSPEKTLKWCDRLQVLIAIAKAVHFLHTGIIPGSLSNRLKSSSILVDEHHMAKLSDYGLSIITEEIYKHEVIGQKKKYLQNDPAEMENLEDDVCSFGFILLEVLMGPKLHEKGGPFILKDLVVSMSTLEERDQVVDPVIIGTSSQDSLSIVVSIMIKCLSIECSARPSIEEVLWNLQYAAQVQTMADSDQRSEVSSQAS